The genomic window CTCAACACTGTTCACTGCTGCATTTGTTTGCAATGTCTTACATTTGGCATTGTCATGACTTTTTTCTCCACTGTTAATACTAGTACTGTGGAACAGTGGTGTTTAAGGTACAGTACAGTGATGACAATGAAGTCTATTACATAAAAGCTTTTACATCTCAaaggtatgttttttttttttttaaagaacagCCTAATGCtaaataaaatattgatttcaTCCAGTCTTATTTATTCCCAGGAGTTTTCATGGCTTCTTCTCACTgcctaaaaaataaaagtaaataaaagcatcCCATATAGAGTCAACCACCAACCATCAAACCACAGTGAGTCACAAATCACATTAAGAAAGGTCCGTTGAGTCGTTACCCTGCCAGTGTGAGAATTCATGGACTCAGAAGACCCACAGCCACCGGAAGTGACATCACCAGTGACAAAAACCACGGCGCCGATTTGAACATCACACTGATCGCAGAGCAGATTGGAAGAATCCCTGTAACAAAGAGAAATGTGAGTTTAGATATAGTTTCAGTTGGTGTTTGGAGGAAACCCCAGTTACAAGCTGAACTCTACTCACTGTGATGGACGGCCATGCTGTTCTCCTTCCACGAGTTGCCCTGGTAGACCCTGCAGGTGTAGGTGAAAGGCTTCTCATCAGCCAGCGGGGCCCAGGTGAGGCGGCACAGGTTAGGAGTGACCAGGCTGACGTTGCTTCTCCTGCGGTCCTCTACGGACACATAGATGACGGAGTTGGGGAAGGTGGTGCCCACCAGGCGGCTGTCCTGTCGATACTCACAGTAGGGGCCGGGGACCTGGTAGGTGGGCGGAAACTCACAGTCCACCCTGACGTTTCGCTCCAGGTAAGTCAGACACGGAAACATCTGAGGGCCGCGAGGGGCGAACAGAAACGTGGACACTGAGCTCACTGAAAGAGATGCAAACAGGATGCGAatcacacattttcttttttaaaacatgaaatgaaGGCAGTGAAATACTGAGAAATCCTGGAGACTATTCTGCCGCAACCTGCAGAGAACTTAAACATAGGAGAAGacttgtttaacagcagcacaatgatcccaaacatagTAAAGAAATCTCCGGCAGCAATAACAGCCCTGGATCTTCTATGTGGATAGACCTGACATGgctgtttttaaataaaaaacattttatgtatGGAGCTACGCGCACAGcatgattttgccaagtagaacatgctcctggatcaacgTTCCAACGTTCCAGGACCAACAGcgcaatcaaccaatcacagctttctgacatcatcagtgtgctgctgctgtgcttctTTCAAAATTTCTTTGTGCTCCTTCAGAGCTACGCTAGTTTTCCAAAAAGTTAATACAATTAAATGTtggctagctagcttgctatgTAGGTATACTATGCAAACAATTAAGCTTGTCAATAGGCTAGAATGTTAGTGAGTTAGCTTGCTGAGTAGGTTGGCTATGCTAATGAGTAAACCTGCCAATAGATGAGAATATTGGCTAGCTAGCTTGATAAGTAGGtatgctatgctaacaagtaagcttgtcAATAGGCTAGAATGTtagtgagttagcttgctaactaggttggctatgctaataaggagggtccatgtcattggttcgacagcccattggttcgacatcccattagtccgactgtccgcggtgctgaacggctcgcggcgggcatatggtgcgccgcgaccggcttgaggcggagcaggctca from Epinephelus lanceolatus isolate andai-2023 chromosome 11, ASM4190304v1, whole genome shotgun sequence includes these protein-coding regions:
- the LOC117262864 gene encoding uncharacterized protein LOC117262864 gives rise to the protein MLHLFATAFLLFGGITVTHQTQHMSSVSTFLFAPRGPQMFPCLTYLERNVRVDCEFPPTYQVPGPYCEYRQDSRLVGTTFPNSVIYVSVEDRRRSNVSLVTPNLCRLTWAPLADEKPFTYTCRVYQGNSWKENSMAVHHRILPICSAISVMFKSAPWFLSLVMSLPVAVGLLSP